The Trichoderma breve strain T069 chromosome 2, whole genome shotgun sequence DNA segment GTAtctattatatataatagttgGCACATGCTAAGTCTTTGCATCTCAAGTCATTCGCCGTTTTGTAGTCTACACAGCTACTTCTCTTCAACCGCTTCCTAATCAATTCCTTTCCAGCCATTCGTTCATTCCTTGTATCCTACTTTACTACCTTTGATCAATAGTCAACATGTCCAAGGAGAAGCACAGCGAGACTACCTGGGCCAATGGCTTGTTCGATTGTTGCAGCCCGGGTGGGCTTTGCTTTAAGACGACCTTTTGTCCCTGCATTACCTATGGAAAGACTCAGCACCGAATGAAGCATGGCAATTTGAATGACTACTCATGCTGCAATGCATCTGTAAGTGTTCCCCTTGATACAGTGATTTTCCAAGCATACAGAAACTAACAGCGTCGTATTTCTAGTGTGTCATCTTTGCTTGCCTTGCGCACTGCGGCCTTACATGTATCCCTACCACGATGCAACGAGGAGACATTCGCGAAAAACATGGTCTTGAGGGTGGTTGCTTCGGAGACTTTTGCAAGTCTTGCTGGTGCAACTGTTGCGTCTTGATTCAAAATGAGAAGGAGTTGGCACAGCGTGAGGCCCTCTTGAAGGGCTCGTCTGAGCCGTACAGGCCCAATCCTGGCATGGTGTACTCAGACGCAGGCGCACATTAGCTGGAGCATTGCATCAAGTCCGATACCTAACTGAGTTTTATCCCTGCCATTGGCATACAACTCATTACAGATGATTGGAATTGAGATATGTATGTGCGGGAAGACGACACTTGCAATACATGCAGCTCAACGCAATCAGACCTTCGCCCACTCCAGAGGAATGGAGCGCGGCATACAATGGCAAATAATTTCGGATACCCCCAAGAACTGGAAGATTTTCACAGAGCAGTGGTTTTTATCAATTTTTATAAGCGCGGTTcaattaaagtttatttcCTCGGTGTAATTGCTTCAATTGCATTTTCTCATGAGGATGTATTGTGCATCATTAGGTAGCGTCAAGTATCCAACTGCAGGTAACGAGAACCTGCTATCTTTTCCTCACGGCTCTTGTCGACTAGGGGTGAAATATTCTCTTTAGAGAAACTAGAGAGGCAGTGTATCGCCTCATGTGCATTGGAGATTAATCTCGATTATCTGTCGAAAATCTGGAGTGCCGAAAACCGTCAGACGGCGGCTTAACTAGGCTCCAATACATTATTAGCAAACGTCTCATGCCTTGAAAAGAGCTACGAAACCATTGTTTGAAGCCAGGTGTTTCAGCTCGAACCCAGTCACCCTTGCACACATTCAGCTTTGCATGCACTGGACTGTGCACGTTGCTTACAGCGGCGCACTGAATTACCGGCATATGTAAAGCCACTAAAATCTTCCGTCCATTAGTCCATATACTGAGTACTCATTTGTACATTGAGCTAACTCCCAAGAAATATTCAGTTGCCGCGCTCAATATTATAGAATAGAGATAGACGGTATTAGCCGCACGTAACTATATGTACCTGTAGTTAACGGTTGAGGTCTTATCAAGCTTTTTCTTAAGATCAAAGTTGTCTTTAGCGCACTATGATACATCTTGAGTCACAGTTTGCATGTTTGGAGATCATTGGACGCTGCGCTAAATTCACTGCACCGCAAGCCAGGGCCTAGATAAGCACCGCCTTGTAGTTGACAGCATTTTGGGCATTTGTGAGCTCAGCCACAGTAGGCGAGAGCTCACCTTTAGAATTGATCTACCGTTACACTATTATCACGATGCCAATTGGACAAAGAATTAAGGCAACCgatttttggcttttggttGTGATAACTATATCGGTTTAAATAGGCTTAAGGAGAGTGAGCGGGTCGTAAAGACTGCCTCAGAAGAGCCACCCTGCTACGACCCAAATAGAAGAGAAGCAATTTTTCACCGTTCCACATGCCACTGCCCATTTTCTCAAACCCGCCACCGTAGCCCATAGCCGACAAACTTGGACAAGCAGCGCCTTATAAGACTAAGATACAAGCAAATAAGATAGCCATTGCCGACTTCGAGCCTCTGCAGGCAAGCTTAGAGGTAGATGACCTTCTGTTGTCCGAAGGCACTGCAAGACTGGTTGCCGGTGTCGATGTTGTTTTGCTTTCCCTGTATGCGGTCAATGGCGATGTCTCACATGGCGAAGATTTATGGACATCAATGCACGCCGTAGCTGCCGCATAATTGGTTTGGATTGAACTTGTCGTAGGACATACCtgctggttgttgttgttgctatTGTTGTTGCAGCAAACAATAACGTCGTTGCACACATCATTGAGATCAGAGCACTTCCAGTAGTTCTCGCCCAGGCCATCAGCTGTAGCACTGCAGCAGTAAGGCGAAGCGCCGTTGCCACAGCTATTGGATTGCcagttgttgttggtgttggtgttttggttggtgggaggaggagggggaggaggaggaacatggggaggaggaggagctccgTGGCCGGGAGCTGCAAGAGCGCCAGTAGCGACGgtgaagaggagagcgagcATAGAAGTAACCTGCATGATGGCGGTTTGAAGTATTTTAATCTGAGAGAAGAGTGAGAGTGGTCTTTTTGGTGATTGCTTGCTGAGTGATGGTTGAGAGTGATGGTCGAGAGTGAAGAGGAATGTTCAAAGTAGAGAA contains these protein-coding regions:
- a CDS encoding PLAC8 family domain-containing protein — translated: MSKEKHSETTWANGLFDCCSPGGLCFKTTFCPCITYGKTQHRMKHGNLNDYSCCNASCVIFACLAHCGLTCIPTTMQRGDIREKHGLEGGCFGDFCKSCWCNCCVLIQNEKELAQREALLKGSSEPYRPNPGMVYSDAGAH